The proteins below come from a single Corylus avellana chromosome ca3, CavTom2PMs-1.0 genomic window:
- the LOC132176206 gene encoding probable ADP-ribosylation factor GTPase-activating protein AGD8 yields the protein MASDAFSDKNALFRKLKAKSENKMCFDCNAKNPTWASVTYGIFLCIDCSAVHRSLGVHISFVRSTNLDSWTPEQLKMMSFGGNNRAQVFFKQHGWTDGGKIEAKYTSRAADLYRQILSKEVAKSMAEEVGLPSSPVSSQTAQAAHELPDVMISEAPKENSVGRQVPDTSAAPKVPHTVVTTAVKKPLGAKKTGKTGGGLGARKLTTKPSENLYDQKPEEPVIPVSSTNSIPAAGSSFASRFEYVDNVQSAENSSSGPQMISHVAPPKSTSFFADFGMDSSFSKKAGLNSSKIEETDEARKKFTNAKSISSAQFFGDQNKATDVEAHASLQKFSGSTAISSADLFGDNGDHSSVDLTSDIFNRLSFQAQQDISNLKSIAGETGKKLSSLASTLMTDLQDRIL from the exons ATGGCGTCAGATGCGTTCTCAGACAAGAACGCTTTGTTCAGAAAACTGAAAGCAAAGTCAGAAAACAag ATGTGTTTCGATTGTAATGCAAAGAACCCTACTTGGGCGTCGGTGACTTACGGGATCTTCCTCTGCATAGACTGCTCGGCCGTGCATCGCAGCCTCGGCGTTCACATCAGCTTCGTGAG GTCTACAAACTTAGACTCGTGGACTCCTGAGCAGCTGAAAATGATGAGCTTTGGGGGAAACAACCGTGCACAGGTTTTCTTTAAGCAGCATGGATGGACTGATGGAGGCAAAATTGAGGCTAAGTATACATCAAGAGCTGCTGATTTATATAGGCAAATACTTTCAAAAGAAGTTGCTAAAAGCATGGCAGAAGAGGTAGGTTTGCCGTCATCACCCGTTTCTTCTCAGACAGCACAAGCAGCTCACGAACTTCCTGATGTCATGATAAGTGAAGCTCCAAAAGAAAACTCTGTAGGAAGGCAAGTGCCTGATACCTCTGCTGCACCTAAAGTTCCTCACACAGTTGTGACCACTGCTGTCAAGAAGCCTCTTGGTGCAAAAAAAACTGGGAAGACTGGTGGGGGCCTTGGTGCTAGAAAGCTTACTACAAAG CCAAGTGAAAATCTCTATGATCAGAAGCCTGAGGAACCAGTTATTCCTGTTTCCTCCACAAATAGCATTCCGGCAGCTGGCTCATCTTTTGCATCGCGCTTTGAATATGTAGACAATGTTCAATCAGCCGAGAATAGCTCTAGTGGCCCACAAATGATTAGCCACGTAGCTCCACCAAAGTCAACCAGTTTTTTTGCAGACTTCGGAATGGACAGCAGTTTTTCGAAGAAAGCTGGCTTGAATTCCTCAAAG ATTGAGGAAACGGATGAAGCAAGGAAGAAGTTCACAAATGCAAAATCTATTTCATCAGCCCAATTCTTTGGGGATCAGAACAAAGCTACTGATGTAGAAGCTCATGCATCTCTGCAGAAGTTTTCA GGTTCAACCGCCATCTCTAGTGCTGATCTTTTTGGGGACAATGGAGATCATTCATCTGTCGATCTTACTAGTGACATCTTCAACCGACTCTCTTTCCAG GCACAGCAGGATATTTCCAACCTTAAAAGCATTGCGGGAGAGACTGGGAAGAAACTCAGTTCATTGGCATCCACTTTAATGACAGATCTTCAGGACAGAATTCtatga